From the Danio aesculapii chromosome 9, fDanAes4.1, whole genome shotgun sequence genome, one window contains:
- the cmklr2 gene encoding chemerin-like receptor 2: MMTQDDMDYENDTLYYEDDGYVVDSRSEGYTQRETLHIISVIIYSLAFTLGIIGNGTVIWVTAFKIKRSINSIWLQNLAIADFVFVLFLPFSIDYVLRDFHWLFGKTMCKLNSFVCTMNMYASVLFLTVLSLDRYVSFVHLRWSDKYRNVRRAWWLCALIWIISCIFSCPALVFRDVTQYNGKIVCFNNFHDEDRHLMKMRHFGIVLVRTIVGFILPLATITVSGVLLALKMRQSNSLRLSSFSRMVSAVILAFFVCWVPFHTFSLMELSMHHSTALHSVLTIGFPLATSLAFFNSCVNPILYVLLTKKVRKLVKTSCLKFTKSSLRELSQSASATELDSAMVSCAPEEPTENSTV, from the coding sequence ATGATGACCCAGGATGACATGGACTACGAGAACGACACGTTATACTACGAAGACGATGGCTATGTGGTTGACAGCCGATCTGAGGGCTACACGCAGCGGGAGACTCTCCACATCATATCGGTGATCATCTACAGCCTGGCCTTCACTTTGGGCATCATCGGGAACGGGACGGTCATCTGGGTGACCGCCTTCAAGATCAAACGCAGCATCAACAGCATCTGGCTCCAGAATCTGGCCATCGCCGATTTCGTCTTCGTCCTCTTCCTTCCCTTCTCCATCGATTACGTCCTGCGGGATTTCCACTGGCTCTTCGGCAAGACCATGTGCAAGCTCAACTCCTTCGTGTGCACCATGAACATGTACGCTAGCGTGCTCTTTCTCACGGTTTTGAGCCTAGATCGATATGTGTCTTTCGTGCATTTGAGGTGGTCAGACAAATATCGAAATGTTCGTCGCGCGTGGTGGCTTTGCGCTCTGATTTGGATTATATCCTGCATTTTCAGCTGTCCTGCGCTCGTATTTCGGGATGTAACCCAATACAATGGGAAGATTGTGTGCTTTAATAATTTTCATGATGAGGACAGGCATTTGATGAAGATGAGGCATTTTGGGATAGTTTTGGTTCGCACTATTGTTGGATTTATTCTCCCGTTGGCTACTATAACAGTAAGTGGGGTTTTACTTGCGCTTAAAATGCGTCAGTCCAACTCGCTGAGATTATCTAGTTTCTCCAGGATGGTTTCAGCTGTAATACTTGCTTTTTTTGTGTGCTGGGTGCCCTTTCATACCTTCAGTCTAATGGAGTTGAGCATGCACCACTCCACCGCACTACACTCAGTGCTCACCATTGGTTTCCCACTGGCCACCAGTCTGGCTTTCTTCAATAGCTGTGTAAATCCCATCCTCTACGTGTTGCTCACTAAGAAAGTGCGTAAACTGGTGAAGACTTCGTGTCTGAAGTTCACCAAGAGCTCGCTGCGAGAGCTCAGTCAGTCTGCTTCTGCCACTGAACTGGACTCAGCTATGGTCAGCTGCGCTCCTGAAGAGCCCACGGAGAACTCCACCGTCTGA